One genomic region from Sander lucioperca isolate FBNREF2018 chromosome 3, SLUC_FBN_1.2, whole genome shotgun sequence encodes:
- the LOC116045200 gene encoding uncharacterized protein LOC116045200, with the protein MASAVNISPPAHPGPNGGSLHTRSNSRGPTCEQQDPGLHGISQDPGSSIHPQPPVFVRPFFYVHPPPPPPPPPPPFLHYQWPMPFPYNHFAAFPGMGYGMVIPPFPPHPYMDAPGHILYHPHPHVQPVDRRFLHPPVYAPSAPYQNPNLTHRIHLSHTGNVRETVSCQVQTEPIQRGRYGERSPLIGSDSGRGTGSNSPSAEVRNNTLPSSNSLMSVSSPNSIVPVCSSFQQEEVVKERRVSVPDILMSWRGGTPQASILKLADNQPQNDKHLLAYETEEEHKSLYQSPTRTKNGPVVADSANDNAERNLSSKNSETLFQILKLRKAHGERKAECRRENEPVGLFGSLKRSLPYTEKLLHSHNKSRKLPDNEQDDDETNPHEDPTEIIPYQMNSCQTERKMNESVWSVASLPPFIPTKEWLLQNGMLEPEVTGPVPMSKTLPQNDHQLPSYATEEDHDRSFYQSPSQTKNGPVVADGAYANGNAEGSLSSMDISTLYTIFKLRDDHEEKNAESTNAVRRSLLYTDELLHSQKESRKLPDNEQEDGNVTNPHADTTEIIPYQMSLNSSQMERKMNESVWSVKYLPPIPTKDWLLQNGMLEPEVTGPVPMSKTLPQNDHQLPSYETEDHEKSFYQSPTQTKTGPVVPDGANHNAEGNFSSKDSALFQILKLRKAHKERNAESRRENESVEFIGSVRRDELLHSQIESQKIPDNEQVDETNQHEDTTEIIPYQMSLNSSQMERKMNESVWSVKSLPPFIPTKDWLLQNGMLKPKVNDSVPMSNVPPQNDHQLLSYETEEDHERSFYQSPTQTKTGPVVPDCANHNSKSNFSSMDSATRFQILKLRKAHGGRNAESRRENELVEFIGSVRRDELLHSHNESQKLPDNEQVDDKTNQREDTTEIIPYDGSLNSSQVERKMNESVWSVKSLPPFILTNGMLGPKVTDSVPMSKTLPQNDHQLPSYETEEEKSFYQSTTRNKNGPVVADGEYANDDAESNLSSMDGVTVFQILKLIDAHKGHNAECRRENEPMGLVGSGRRSLPYTDELLHSQKESQKLPYNEQEDGNETNPQADVTEIIPNPTYSCQMERKMNESVWSVESLPPFIPTKEWLLQNGMLEPEVNDSVRMSKTPPQNDHQLPSYLAEAEHEKSFNRSPTRTENGPVVPDGANDNAKGNLSAKNSPDFFKLREAHEEQEAESRRTNEPMGLVDSVRRTLFYADGLLHSRKESQKIPDNEQEDGDETNPHEDTTPYQMKKMNESVWSVESVPHFIPTKDWLLQNGMLEPEVTGSVPASKTPPQNDHQLPSYAAEEEHVTSFFQSPTQNKNGPVMADAAYANDADGNAEGNLSSMDSATLFEIFKLRKAHEERNAESARAVRHSLPYTDELLHSPNQSQKLPDNEQEDGAETNPQVDTAEIIPYQVCSSPTERKMNEPVESLAPSVPTKKCREMDVSKIWRLKQGVSMVPLVKVPLASPTPLQSKRIVSTLTEEDADTNRCPLIRRNGADMEAEDGACRNKEVRSQQLCVQTADQETADVSPSKAHLVDCGVQCTELQEHKCVCEMKSSVGPSRWHHDKKKANHCPAEGGKRKKKRGGMDTGGTSSDMHSGQQEAYNRNFAKPWRSQDMLSSQQEAYNGNFCRPWKSQGRYGRNRR; encoded by the exons ATGGCATCAGCTGTCAACATATCCCCACCAGCTCATCCAGGACCAAATGGAGGGAGCCTACACACTCGCTCTAACAGCCGTGGACCGACCTGTGAGCAGCAAGATCCAGGACTGCACGGCATCAGCCAGGACCCAGGATCGTCAATCCATCCCCAACCCCCCGTCTTTGTCCGGCCTTTCTTCTACGTCCACCctccaccacccccacccccacctccacccccttTCCTCCACTACCAGTGGCCCATGCCCTTCCCCTATAACCATTTTGCTGCCTTCCCAGGCATGG GCTATGGTATGGTCATTCCCCCATTCCCTCCTCATCCCTATATGGATGCTCCAGGCCACATTCTGTACCACCCCCACCCTCACGTCCAACCTGTCGACAGACGTTTCCTCCACCCCCCAGTCTACGCTCCTAGCGCACCCTACCAGAACCCAAACCTGACCCACAGAATTCATCTGTCTCATACTGGCAATGTTAGAGAAACTGTGAGCTGTCAGGTCCAAACAGAACCCATACAGAGAGGTCGTTATGGAGAAAGAAGCCCACTCATCGGCTCAGATTCCGGGCGTGGAACCGGCTCAAACTCTCCATCTGCCGAGGTTAGGAACAATACCTTACCCAGCAGTAATTCACTAATGTCAGTGAGTTCTCCAAATAGTATAGTTCCTGTTTGTAGCTCTTTTCAACAAGAGGAGGTTGTCAAAGAGAGACGCGTCTCTGTTCCTGACATTCTAATGAGTTGGAGAGGTGGCACACCGCAGGCAAGCATTCTGAAATTGGCAGACAATCAGCCACAGAATGACAAACACCTGCTGGCTTACGAAACTGAAGAAGAACATAAGTCTCTTTACCAGAGTCCAACTCGGACCAAAAATGGTCCAGTGGTGGCTGACAGTGCTAATGATAATGCTGAGCGTAACCTAAGCTCTAAGAACAGTGAAACCCTTTTTCAGATCCTCAAACTGCGAAAAGCTCACGGAGAGCGAAAGGCAGAATGCAGAAGAGAAAATGAACCGGTGGGATTGTTTGGCTCTCTAAAGCGTAGCCTACCCTACACAGAAAAGCTGCTACATTCACATAACAAATCCCGAAAGCTCCCTGACAATGAGCAAGATGATGACGAGACAAATCCACATGAAGACCCAACAGAGATCATTCCCTATCAAATGAATAGCTGTCAGACGGAGAGAAAAATGAACGAGTCTGTTTGGTCTGTGGCGTCTCTGCCCCCCTTCATCCCCACCAAGGAGTGGCTACTGCAGAACGGCATGTTGGAGCCTGAAGTAACTGGCCCTGTTCCAATGTCCAAAACACTGCCTCAGAATGACCACCAGCTGCCGTCTTACGCAACTGAGGAAGACCATGATAGGTCTTTTTACCAGAGTCCAAGTCAGACCAAAAATGGCCCAGTTGTTGCTGACGGTGCTTATGCTAATGGTAATGCTGAGGGTAGCTTAAGCTCAATGGACATTTCAACCCTGTACACAATCTTCAAACTAAGAGATGACCATGAAGAGAAAAATGCAGAATCCACAAATGCTGTAAGGCGTAGTCTACTCTACACAGATGAACTGCTACATTCACAAAAGGAATCCCGAAAGCTCCCTGACAATGAGCAAGAAGATGGCAACGTGACAAATCCACATGCAGACACGACAGAGATCATTCCCTATCAAATGTCTTTAAATAGTTCTCAGATGGAGAGAAAAATGAATGAGTCTGTTTGGTCTGTAAAGTATCTGCCACCCATCCCCACTAAGGACTGGCTGCTGCAGAACGGCATGTTGGAGCCTGAAGTAACTGGCCCTGTTCCAATGTCCAAAACACTGCCTCAGAATGACCACCAGCTGCCGTCTTACGAAACTGAAGACCATGAGAAGTCTTTTTACCAGAGTCCAACTCAGACCAAAACTGGTCCAGTGGTGCCAGACGGTGCTAATCACAATGCTGAGGGTAACTTTAGCTCTAAGGACAGTGCACTTTTTCAGATCCTTAAACTGAGAAAAGCTCATAAAGAGCGAAATGCAGAATCCAGAAGAGAAAATGAGTCGGTGGAATTCATTGGCTCTGTAAGGAGAGATGAACTGCTACATTCACAAATCGAATCCCAAAAGATCCCTGACAATGAGCAAGTAGATGAGACAAATCAACACGAAGACACGACAGAGATCATTCCCTATCAAATGTCTTTAAATAGTTCTCAGATGGAGAGAAAAATGAATGAGTCGGTTTGGTCTGTAAAGTCTCTGCCCCCCTTTATCCCCACCAAGGACTGGCTGCTGCAGAATGGCATGTTGAAGCCTAAAGTTAATGACTCTGTTCCAATGTCAAACGTGCCGCCTCAGAATGACCACCAGCTGCTGTCTTACGAAACTGAAGAAGACCATGAGAGGTCTTTTTACCAGAGTCCAACTCAGACCAAAACTGGTCCAGTGGTGCCAGATTGTGCTAATCACAATTCTAAGAGTAACTTCAGCTCTATGGACAGTGCAACACGTTTTCAGATCCTCAAACTGAGAAAAGCTCATGGAGGGCGAAATGCAGAATCCAGAAGAGAAAATGAGTTGGTGGAATTCATTGGCTCTGTAAGGAGAGATGAACTGCTACATTCACACAATGAATCCCAAAAGCTCCCTGACAATGAGCAAGTAGATGACAAGACAAATCAACGCGAAGACACGACAGAGATCATTCCCTATGACGGGTCTTTAAATAGTTCTCAGGTGGAGAGAAAAATGAATGAGTCTGTTTGGTCTGTAAAGTCTCTGCCCCCCTTTATCCTCACCAACGGCATGCTGGGGCCTAAAGTAACTGACTCTGTTCCAATGTCCAAAACACTGCCTCAAAATGACCACCAGCTGCCGTCTTACGAAACTGAGGAAGAGAAGTCTTTTTACCAGAGTACAACTCGGAACAAAAATGGTCCAGTGGTGGCTGACGGTGAATATGCTAATGATGATGCTGAGAGTAACTTGAGCTCTATGGACGGTGTAACCGTTTTCCAGATCCTCAAACTGATAGATGCTCATAAAGGGCATAATGCTGAATGCAGAAGAGAAAATGAGCCGATGGGATTGGTTGGCTCTGGAAGGCGGAGCCTACCCTACACAGATGAACtgctacattcacaaaaagaatCCCAAAAGCTCCCTTACAATGAGCAAGAAGATGGCAACGAGACAAATCCACAAGCAGACGTGACGGAGATAATTCCCAATCCAACGTATAGCTGTCAGATGGAGAGAAAAATGAACGAGTCGGTTTGGTCTGTGGAGTCCCTGCCCCCCTTTATCCCCACTAAGGAGTGGCTGCTGCAGAACGGCATGTTGGAGCCTGAAGTAAACGACTCCGTTCGAATGTCCAAAACACCGCCTCAGAATGACCACCAGCTGCCGTCTTATTTGGCTGAAGCGGAGCATGAGAAGTCTTTTAACCGGAGTCCAACTCGGACTGAAAATGGTCCAGTGGTGCCGGACGGTGCAAATGATAATGCTAAGGGTAACTTAAGCGCTAAGAACAGCCCAGACTTTTTCAAACTGAGGGAAGCTCACGAAGAGCAAGAAGCGGAATCCAGAAGAACAAATGAGCCGATGGGATTGGTTGACTCTGTACGGCGTACGCTATTTTACGCAGATGGACTGCTACACTCACGAAAGGAATCCCAAAAGATCCCCGACAATGAGCAAGAAGACGGCGACGAGACAAATCCACATGAAGACACGACTCCctatcaaatgaaaaaaatgaatgagtCCGTTTGGTCTGTGGAGTCTGTGCCCCACTTTATCCCCACCAAGGACTGGCTGCTGCAGAACGGCATGCTGGAGCCCGAAGTAACTGGCTCTGTTCCAGCGTCCAAAACGCCGCCTCAGAATGACCACCAGCTGCCGTCTTACGCAGCTGAAGAAGAGCACGTGACGTCTTTTTTCCAGAGTCCAACTCAGAACAAAAATGGTCCAGTAATGGCGGACGCTGCTTATGCTAATGATGCTGATGGTAATGCTGAGGGCAACTTGAGCTCTATGGACAGCGCAACCCTTTTCGAGATCTTCAAACTGAGAAAAGCTCACGAAGAGCGAAATGCAGAATCCGCGAGAGCTGTGAGGCATAGCCTACCCTACACAGATGAACTGCTACATTCCCCAAACCAATCCCAAAAGCTCCCTGACAATGAGCAAGAAGATGGCGCCGAGACAAATCCACAAGTGGACACTGCAGAGATCATTCCCTATCAAGTGTGTAGCAGTCCGACGGAGAGAAAAATGAATGAGCCTGTGGAGTCTCTTGCCCCCTCTGTCCCCACTAAAAAGTGTCGTGAAATGGATGTCTCTAAAATATGGAGGCTAAAGCAAGGGGTGAGCATGGTTCCGTTAGTAAAGGTCCCCTTAGCTTCCCCGACTCCCCTGCAGAGTAAACGCATTGTATCTACCCTCACTGAAGAGGACGCAGACACCAATAGGTGTCCGCTGATTCGCCGAAACGGAGCGGACATGGAGGCGGAGGATGGAGCTTGCAGGAACAAAGAAGTCCGAAGCCAGCAACTGTGTGTCCAGACGGCTGACCAGGAGACAGCCGACGTGTCTCCATCAAAGGCACATTTGGTGGACTGTGGCGTTCAGTGTACTGAACTACAGGAGCACAAGTGTGTATGTGAGATGAAGAGCAGCGTGGGACCGAGTAGATGGCATCATG ATAAGAAGAAAGCAAATCATTGCCCAGCTGAAGGGGGAAAgcggaagaagaaaagaggaggcATGGACACTGGAGGAACGTCATCAG